The following DNA comes from Macaca thibetana thibetana isolate TM-01 chromosome 14, ASM2454274v1, whole genome shotgun sequence.
AGAGGAGGAGGGTGAAGTTTTTAGAAAGCTGACAGGGCAGGAGCCCTGTGACCCAGGCTTTCACTTCTCCTAAACACCCAGTTGCGCCATGTGATGCAGGCAGGCGACTGCGGATAGGGCCAGTGAAAGGGGAAGCGAGGGGAGCCCAGAGTTTCTCAAGCTGAGCCTGGTGGGAGGGCTGCAGGGGactgggaggggagtggaggcagtgggggtgaggggaacagggaggaggtggagaagaCAGCAGGGGCAGCAGGGTAACTGGGGCAGAAGGAGCCCCCAACCCACCCCAGGGCAGGCCGGGAGTCATAAGGAGAGGGGACAACAGGAAGGGGCAACAAacggggaggaggaaagggaggcgGAGGGGCAGCGAAGTGGAGCAGGGAGGGTCGCAGTGTGAacaaggggagggggaggaagggtcaaggtggagggaggagaggggagagttAGGGAGAAACAGCTGCAGGGGAGGCACGGGGAGGAAGGTTTAGGGGTAGGGGAAGGAGTTGAAAATTAGGTAGTAGAGTCCGGGTAGTGAGCGGAGGAACAGGAAGGGTAAGGCAAGAAAgggagaggggacaggagggAAGGGTGGGCCAAAGCCGTGAGAAAGGAGGGCCAGCCAGTTGGGTGGGGGAGAGGGCCGAGGCCCGGGGGCAGGAGTGCAGGGCTCTGAGGCGGGGAGAGGAGAGCCGAGGGGGGCCCAGCCCGGAGCCAGGATGCCCGCGCCGCGCACCCGGGAGCAGCCCCGCTTGCCCGGGGAGCGCCGGCCGCTGCTGCCTCGCGGCGTGCAGGGCCCTCGACGgtggcggcgggcggcgggcgcgGCGGTGCTGCTAGTGGAGATGCTGGAGCGCGCCGCCTTCTTCGGCATCACTGCCAACCTCGTGCTCTACCTAAACAGCACCAACTTCAACTGGGCGGGCGAGCAGGCGTCGCGCGCCGCGCTGGTATTCCTGGGCGCCTCCTACCTGTTGGCGCCCGTGGGCGGCTGGCTGGCCGACGTGTACCTGGGCCGCTACCGCGCGGTCGCGCTCAGCCTGCTGCTCTACCTGGCCGCCTCGGGCCTGCTGCCCGCCACCGCCTTCCCCGACGGCCGCAGCTCCTTCTGCGGAGAGATGCCCGAGTCGCCGCTGGGACCCGCCTGCCCCTCGCCCGACTGCCCGCGCGCCTCGCCCAGCCCCTACTGCGCGCCCGTCCTCTACGCGGGGCTGCTGCTCATCGCCCTGGCCGCCAGCTCCGTCCGGAGCAACCTCACCTCCTTCGGTGCCGACCAGGTGAGTGGCAGAAGGCCTGCCCCGGCCGATTCCGGCGGgtgtggagggaaggagggctgACCCCCAGCGTGACCTGGGACAAACCACGTCCCCTGCCTGCGCCTAGTTTCCTGATTTGAAAGAAGAGGGGTGCTAGCCCTTGCAGAACCGATGGCAACCGCAGTGGGAATAACcatggttatttttgtttgttggttggttttattttttgagacggggtttcactctgtcgcccaggctgcagtgcaatggcgcgatctcagctcactgcaacctcagcctcccgggttcaagcgattctccctccttagcctccaaagtagctgggattacaggggcctgccaccaggcccagctaattttttttttttttaaagtagagatggagtttcaccatgttggtctcgaactcctgacctcagatgatccacctgcctccgcctcccaaagtgctaggattacaggcataagccaccacgccggAAGGGTTGGTCTTCTTTGAGCTACTTGTAGGCCCTATGCTAAGCACTTTCACTGTTTAACTGATTTAATACTCTTCACCACCCAGGAGGTAGGAAGTAttctgcccattttacagagaaagacACTGAGAGGTTTCATGGCATTAATTAACTCGTCCAAGGTGGCATGGAGGGTCAAGCAGTCGAGTAAGGGCAGCTGGACTCCAGGTCCTACCATGAGCCTCCTCTGTGTGTTATGGGGATGTGCAGGCAGGGCAGGATCCAGCCAGCCTCTTCCTACCAGCAGTGCTGGAGGTTGTCAGGCTGACTTGctcagatcccagctctgcccgTCACTAGCTGAAGGCGCATGGGCAAGAACTTATTTATATCCCGAATGGGCTGCCTGGTCTTCTCCCTTAGCTCAACCTCTGAGCCTTTCTCCATTCCCCCTTGGACAGAGCATGGCACGTAGaagaaatttaataattatttgctaaatgaatgagtaaatgccCAACAACACAGCTATATTTTGATAGCTGTTCCCAGTGTAATATCAGACAATACTTTAGactaaaatgtaatattattaaaataactacATATGGTGTATATGAGCAAAAGCCAGATGCAGGACTGCATACAGATAGGACTGCAGCCATGTGGAAAGACGAGATGTCAATGAAAGGAAACGGGAGAAACATTGTCACAGTAGTATGATCAGGCCACTGGACTCATTGCACTTTCTTCTTAATTGTCTCagtttttcaaatgttctttGATTGCATATATTATACTCATAAAGGggacatttttcaaaaggatCATTTCATCCAGTTAGCACCCACAATTCAGCACCTAAGCAGTTTCCAGTGTCCTTGGCAAGGAGTCACTTGTCCAGCTTGTTTAGGATCCTTTGATGATGACTTCGTGCCCCCAGGACAACCCtggccatttctttttctttctatctttttttttttgagatggagtcttgctctgttgcccaggctggagtgcagtggtgcgatttcagctcactgcaacctctcctcccgggttcaagcaattctccctgcctcagtctcccaagtagctgggattgtagatgcccaccaccacattggctaattttggtatttttttagtagagatgtggttttgccatgttggccaggctggtcttgactcctgacctcaggtgatccacctgcctcagcctctcaaagtgctgagattacaggcgtgagccactgcgaccggccaACCCTGGCCATTTCTTACTTGTTGTTGACATTCCTTCAGACTTAGAGACCCCCAATATTTGTCAATGGGAATCTCTCATCTTCCTTTAATCCTGTTATTTCGTTGATATCCCACTAGCACCCCCAACCCAGTACCCTTAACCTGTGTCCTTGATCCTGTTGACCTCCAGAGAGCCTCACCCATCCAGTACCTCCTGTGGCAGAATTGATCTTCTGGAGGCCAGGCCACTGAGCAGAGCCTCCCGTGGCACCAATAGTGATAGAAGCTCCTGTACCTTCTCCCCTTGGCTGGGCATGAACTTTGGGTGGAGCAAAGGCAGGCCACAAGGCTGCCTCATGAAGTCGGGACCTGATCCCTAGGACAGTGCAGAAACACCGAAATGGTTTGAGGCAGGAATGCACATCACTGGATTTGAGGTCTTCAAAAATGACTCTGGCTGCAGTGTAGACAGTGTATGGGTTAAGAAGAGCGGGTACTTCACAACAGGCAGGAAGCTGCTGCAGAATTCAGGGGGGCAGTCAGACGGGGgatgtgggggtgggtgggactGGCACCATCTGGCAATAGCTATACCCCAGGAGCTGCGTGTTTCACACACTTGCTGATTTCAGAAAGGGCCATCCATCACTCTTGACAAAGTGTCTGCTCATTCTAAAAGAACTCATTTATATCCTGAATGGGCTTCCTGGTCTTCCCCCTTAGAGTTACAATAGTCATATTCATTTACTTCCAATTAATAAATGGAAGCGGCTGCTTCTAATGGGACCTATTCAATTTTCTACTTGAAAGTCTAGAGCGAGAATTATCAGGGAGCTGGCATGCCCCTCCCTTCCCATTGCCAAGAGGACCCCCAGAATCTCCAATGGAATGTGGTTTTAAGTGCATCCATGTGGACTATAATTTCacttttgaaaaaggaaaaataaatacttatattttCCTCAGTGCAACTACAGAAAGTAAAGTTTGACAAAATCTCCCCAGCTAGTGGAAATTTAAATCTCTAGGTGAAAGGCAGTAATGGATCCTGAGATTTGCAGGGATATCAAAAGGGTGACTGGTTTAGCAATGTAGAGAAGCATTTATTCTCTCCATTGAAACGGCCCCCAGTCCTcactgctttttttaaaaatgcagataccCAGGTCCTGTCCCAGACCTGCTGAGTCAGAATCTGGGACCTGGGTCTAGGAGATTTGGGAGCAGCCAGTGCAGCTAACTGGAGCCAACAGACCAGAaggggcctggggcctggctgTTGCTGATTGATCCAAATCCTGGGTAAAGATTTTCAGCCCATCTACCCTTGCTGGGaggcctggaaaaaaaaatgcttttttcacCAGGCCAGAACTCACTCTTGGGGCTGTGCCTGGGACCACCTCTGCCGCATATCAGAGGGACAAAAATTGGGTGAAAGGATGAGTCACAATAGGTTTCTCTGCTTGCCTCTCTGAATTGCAGAGGAAATTCTCACTCAGACTTCTGCTCTTCCAATGATATGCATAcaacatttttaataatgtgCAACAAAACTGAGATCTTTATTGGCTTTTTTCTGATTACAGAAGTAATGAATAGTGTAGGTTGCTCAGTCAAAGACAAAGGGATAAATCAACCAGAAATGAACAAGTGGCATCCGAGACATCTGTTGTATGTGTTCCTCTGCGACAATAAAAAAGCAATGTGTGTCATGGGTATGCAAAAGCAGCTGGGCCAAATGTCCTGATCTTTAGCAAGTGACTCCCAAGAgaaggattcattcattcattcagcaaatatttactgagtatctgtTTAGTGATCAGAGACTAGGAAAGTGTCGGAACGCCCACCACCCACTGACCCCAAGAAGTGTCTCTGTACGAGGGAGGGGTAGGGTACAGAGAGTGCCCCGAACCCCTTTGGCCCTCACTCTCAACCCTTCCTGAATGGCAGGTGATGGATCTCGGCCGCGACGCCACCCGCCGCTTCTTCAACTGGTTTTACTGGAGCATCAACCTGGGTGCTGTGCTGTCGCTGCTGGTGGTGGCTTTTATTCAGCAGAACATCAGTTTCCTGCTGGGCTACAGCATCCCTGTGGGCTGTGTGGGCCTGGCATTTTTTATCTTCCTCTTTGCCACCCCTGTCTTCATCACCAAGCCCCCCATGGGCAGCCAAGTGTCCTCTATGCTTAAGCTCGCTCTCCAAAACTGCTGCCCCCAGCTGTGGCAACGACACTTGGCCAGGTAAGGAGGGGCTCTGGGTGCCAGGAGCCTCCAAGCTTGGAGAAGCGCTGGACTGCTTCTGGGGAGGGATGGTCTGGATTGCAGATGTTCTGGTTCAGCTACAGTGATAGCTTTTTATGATGATCTGCTCTCCAGTGGGCCAGAGCTGCCCACTGTGACTGAGGACGGAGGTCaaggtagtggtggtggtggtggtggtattatTGGTGGCCATCTACGTATAGAATGTGTGAGGatggggctgggggcagtggctatctctctaagcactttgggaggctgaagctggcggctctcttgagcccgggaatttgaggccagcctgggcaacatggtgaaactcatctctacaaaaaaattacaaaaatgagtggggtgtggtggcgtgtgcctgtggtctcagctactcgggaggctgacatagAAGGATCAAtcgagtccaggaggttgaggctggagtgagccatgatggtgccactgcactccaacctgggtgacagaacaaaaaaaaaaaaaaaagaaaaagaaagaaagaaaaaagaaagaaaaggaagtgtgAGGATGATCGGGGTCTTGACAGTGAAGATGGTAGTAAGGATAAGGATGATGGCATTGGTATCTACACTGAAGACACAAACATTGGCAATGGGGATGACAATGGCATTAAAGGAGGGGATGAGGGATGATGGTTCCAGTGAAGGCTGTTGGGATATAATGTGAATAATTCCACATTACCCTATTACTAACCATCACAGCGTCTTAGGAAATCGACCAAACTCGCTCCCTCCCCATTAGCTGACATCCAAGGGAGGAAGGTTCTGAATGACCTTAGGTCCCATGGCTTCCTTTTGCTCCTCGCCTTCCTAAATTAACTGTCTACTTATGCTAAGCAAATCTGTCTCCAGACCTTGCAACCAGTTATAGCTCCTGTCAATAGGATCTAGATGAAAAAGGTGAAGAACATGCTTTCCCCAATCTGGCATATTGCTAGAGATTTGTAAGTTGTCGGGAGCCAAGAAGTGTGGTGGTTTTCATGATCTATCACTGCCTAACAAACCACACCAGATCTTACTGATTTAAATGACCTTGTTATCTCCTCTCCCAGTTCTGAGTGACTGGGCTCAGTAGGGCAGTTCTGTTTCTCATGATGGCACTGGGGTTGCCGTCATTTGGGACCTGGAAAGGGCTGGAACATCTGAGTCTGCTCACTTACATGGCTGGCGGTCAATGTGGGCTGTTGGCTGGGAACTCAGCTGGGACTATGTGGACCAGAGCACCTCGGTTCCCCTTCATGTGGTCTTACTGTGTGGCTTGAACTTCTCACAGCATCTTGTGAGGGTTGCAGGAGGAGGGAGCATTCCAAGAAtgcagaagagggaagaaagcagAAGTTACAGGTCTTCTTAAGGCCCTTAAGAGGCGCTGAAGTTCCAGACCACCACTTCTGCTTCATTCTAACAGGTCAAAGGCCTCACAGGGCCGGCAGGGAAACAATGGCAGGAAAAGTAAACTCTGCCTGTTGGTGGCAACATGGCAGCACACGCTGGGAAGGGTGGGGTTGACAGTGACTGTCTTTGAAGATGACCACACTAGTATTGTCCCTTTTGGAATCTCAAAGGACGATGCAAGGCTCTTGGACAAAAAGAGGTCAGAAAGCTCTCAGGACAAAGGGCAAAGGGTAAAGGTTGCAGCAGTGATTGATCAATCCTGTCGCCGACTGATGTTCCCTCTACCCCCACCTCTCCACTCTCTATGCCTTGTTGTGGAGGGAGAGGGTTGTCATGTTGACTGTTGAGGAGGATGGACTTGAGACAGCAAGTGGGGGGAATTTTGGTGTATCAAATCTGTGACAGCGTCTCTCGCTCTCAGTCAGGCTGGGACTGGGACTCCCCTGGTTCCTGTGGCAAATTGATGCTACGAGCCAAAAAATCcctccagactgttttccacagtctCTGGTCTTACTTCCCTCAGGACCCAGAGGGGCCACAGCTCTAGAGTGGAATGGGTCTTGGCTAGGCACGTTTGCAACAAAAGAGAGGATAGAATAATATTGGCAGTGGTGGTGCCAACACTGAAAAAGAGTGATGGTGATGGGAATGGAAACTGTGGAGAGGATGATTCTGCTGACAGCAGCCACCTTACTAAAGGTGATGATAGTAAGGATGCTGGccttggtgatggtggtgatgatggcgaAGGTGGGGTGGAGGAGATGAGGGCACTGATTTCAGGGACATGCTGATACTGAGAGGAGGATTAAATTACAGGGTGATGGTGGGAGTGAAAACGGTGGCCGAGGCGGTGGGAAAGATTATGGctgctgtgtttgtttgtttgcttgttttttgagagggagtctggctctgttgcccaggctggagtgcagtggcacaatcttggctcactgcaacgtccgcctcccaggttcaagcaactctcctgtctcagcctcctgggttgggactacaggtgcacaccaaaacagcccggctactttttgtatttttagtagagacagggtttcaccatgttggccagactggtcttgaactcctgacctcaggtgatccacccgccttagcctcccaaagtgctgggattacaggcgtgagccaccaagccaagCCTCGACTGCTGTTTTATCTGCTGTCCCTGGGGTCCCACAGAGACCATCAAGGTGCCCGCCTGCTGCCTGACCAGAGGTCTCCCCAGCCTGGGGCTTCCCCGCAAGAGGACATCGCCAACTTCCAGGTGCTGGTGAAGATCTTGCCCGTCATGGTGACCCTGGTGCCCTACTGGATGGTCTACTTTCAGGTGAGCACCCCTCCCCTTTTTCTCTGGGGGCCTGGCTCCCCACTCACCACCTGAATGGCTTTGGTTCTCATCATAGAGGCCCAGGGCATGTGGAAAGGGGGAAAGTCTGGGAATAAAGTGAGGTGCTGCCCCGTACCAGCCAGCATGGGGCCTGGCACAAAGCCATCTCAGCAATCCAACTCCCTCGCGTGGTGTGGTAAGAGGAACTCTGGAGACGGCTTCCTCCTGCTACACCACCTGCGGGAATTGAATTACTGGGATGGCTTTGTGCCAGGCTAGGTCCTTGAATaagtcacttcatctctctgggcctgtttcctcacATGTACGACGGGTGGCTTAAACGAGAGGCTCTTCCAGCTCTGCCGCATTCAGATTGTCCGACTTGGTAGCTGAGGCCTAGAGAAGTTGTGTCAGTCACCCAAGGCCCCACGGCAGGCAGGTCAGGGGCAAGCTCACAAAAGTGGGTACTTTGCAACGGTGGTTCCCCAACCTGGCTGTGCTTCAGAATCACCggcagagcttttaaaaatatgctgtgttttaaaaacagtttcCAAGTCCGACCCTAGGCTATTGAATCAGAATTGCTGGGGAAGTATCTAGTTTAAGAAACTTTTCAGATGATACTGACACTCAGAGTTGAGAACTATTGCCTCTCACTCACCGTATTACTCCCAGTGGGGAGgtcagtggtgtgtgtgtgtgtgtgtgtgtgtgtgtgtgtgtgtgtgtctgtgtgtgattgTTAGGAGGGTGGGCAGCAGCTTAATGCTAGCCCCCAGGCCATAAGATCATTGCCTTTCATGTCCCATTCACAGGAACATTTGTTGGAGCTCCCAGCCTGCTACTTAGGGGCACACAGAGTATGTCTATGATGAGACAGCGGCTTGTGGTGGGAGGGTGTCCATGGCTGATTCTCAGTCATACCAATCGGATACTGACTTCTTTCCATACCAGTTGGTAAATGGCTGCTGCCCTGAGCAGCCCACatgccctcccctgccctggcGCTTCTGGTGGGAGTCTCCTGGATCCTACTCCATTATGTAGCAACTAAAGGGGCAATGCCTGGTATGGGACGTGGCCCCTGGGCCCTGCTCCTGCAGCTGTGTCCAGAGCCATTCCGGCAAGTCCATGTCTATGCAGTGCTTGCGTCAACCTGTGGGACTCAGCTTGGTTTCAGTGTGAGATGAGAACTCCCTGCGGGGGCAGCCGTTACCTTTCccatttcaacaaacatttatccaTGCTTAccctgtgctgggccctggggacACAAATACGAGTCAGACCAGCTGTGCCTGGGCTCCGGGACAAGGCCGCACGCACTGCCTACAGGCCTGAGAGCAGAGTGCAGGAAGCTCCCTGCTCAGCCCGGCTATGCAGGAGAAAGGAGGGCGGGAAGGTGATTATCTCCCTGAGACTGGGAGAGGGGACAGCTGCCCCGCTGCCCTGTGCTCTGGCTGAGGAATGCCACCTGGGAGCTGGGAGGGGGCACGGCCAGTTCTGTTCCAGGCTCATCCCCGTCTCTCTTGGCAGATGCAGTCCACCTACGTCCTGCAGGGTCTTCACCTCCACATCCCAAACATTTTCCCAGCCAACCCGTCCAACATCTCCATGGCCCTGAGAGCCCAGGGCAGCAGCTATACGGTGAGAGATAAAGCATGTGTTCAGCACCCAGTTCAGGCCAGGTAGCAGCTTCCTCTGAGAAGAGGAGCAAATGAAACTGCCTTCACACTCCCCTTTCCTGGCTGCAAGGCAACCTTGGGATACAGGAAAAGCACCTGGAGGGTGGGAGAACTTGTGTCACAGCGCAGGGATCCTGCCAAGACGCTCACCTGCTTGAAGGAATTCAGGCCGgctgcacaccaccatgctgccGCTCTGAAGCAGGCCTCGCTGCCGAATCTGCAGCCTCAGATTAAGCACACTCAGGTCCCTTTTCAACTCTTCCTTGTCTCCTGTTTCTCTGGGACCCTTAGATACCTAGATCTCTGCCTTTCCCAGAGCTTTCTAAACCAGTTCCTTGGCATTTCAGAGACTCAAGAAATGAATGATCTACAGAGCTGGCAGATAAATGAGAAATTTGCCATTGTACTCCATTTCCGTGCCTATGGCAGACATCACTAGTCAATCATGACTTTTTTTATGCTGAGCCCATAAATGTTCCGTAATCAGCCACTACCAACTGATAAAAGTTAGAATACAAGAGGAACCTATCTGCCATCTCTATATACTCCCACTCCCTGGCTACACAACTGAGGAATGTGAGttccagagaggggaaggagcGGGACCCCTGGGTCACTCAGGGCCAGTCTAGAGTCCAGGTCTCCTGACTGCAGCCAGGCTCCTTCCACGCTGCTAGCCTGCCTCTCTTGACTTCCTCCCGTGCTATGAACATGCATGTGGGCCCTCCATAAATGTGTTGAAGGAATTTTCCACTTAGTGGCAAAAGAAGGcttaaaaaaagtttctcttccttctttgttttaaaaGGATCTGGAGCCATTTGTTACAACGTGGGggttgagggtgggggtgggagggggcagcTAAAGAAGTCTTTCACACTGTTGCGCAAACCTGAACCCTTTTTACTTGTAACTTTATAACCCTGAAGCTCCTTAGAGTCTCTGAGGGGGAACAGGTGAGGCTCTAAACTCACCTGttttagagaccaggtctctAAAATGGGGACAGGTATCATCTGGGCCCTGAGCAGGGCTCTGCCCTCGTGGAACTCAGTCTGAtgggggttgttgtgaggattaaaggagataaagTCTGTAAAGCACTCAGTAGTGTGCCTGGATCACAAGTGTGAGCTGGAGAAATGAAACCTCCATAAATGGTATTGTGTTGAAAGCGTGAAAACCCAACTAGATTTTATTCCAGCTATATCCTTAAAGCAGTTTGTCCTATTTTATCCTCACAATAGTCCTGGGGATGTTATTCCTGCTTCTTCCCCCCTGCTCCTCCTACACCAGTGACGGGCTCTGCCCAGTGGCACCTCAAAGTCAGGGGCCCCAGGGCTGCAGCCTCCAGGGCCCATCTGCATGGAGGAAGGCAGTGTTTTCTGACCAGGGCTCTGTCACTCAACTGGGATCTAGTATTGGCACCTGGTTCAAGTCAGCCACTGTGACAGGCGCTGGCACTGGGGATTTGGAGGCAAGCAAGGCACTTCCCACACCAGCTCTCCACGTATTCCCCTGGTGCCAGGTTCTCCACCCTCTGTGTCTTTGAAGTTGCTATTCCCTCTACCTTAGATTGAAGGTGAACTCTGATTTCCCCTTCAATTCTGAGCCTAAATACCAAGGTCCTTGGGAGGAAGGGGCCCTCCCTTCCCACCCCGTGTTCATCTCTCTATCATAGCACACAGTACTCTGGGTCATAATAATGGATTTCTATGTCCTTCGCTCCCCACCCTCCCAACCCCCTTCCCTGGGCTGGGAGCTAGAGCTGCAAGGCTGGGGCAGGCCCTTcaggcagcaaaaaaaaaaaacccaagagcTTCCTCAGCTGCGGGCCCAGGGCTAGGCTGGGTCAGATGTAATGAAAAAACTGACCCTGGGAGCTCACTCAGATGGGGAGAGAGTCAGGCAAACAGTGAGCCAGTGGAGTGCTGTGGAAGTCAGGGCAGAGTGTGGTGGGAGCCCTTAAGCATGGAGGGGAGGCAGGCAGGTGAGTGGGTAGGAGGAGGGGTCTTACAGGCTGAGGGAACAGCATAAGCAAAGACCCAAGCCTTTGGGAAGTGTGGGGG
Coding sequences within:
- the SLC15A3 gene encoding solute carrier family 15 member 3, with protein sequence MPAPRTREQPRLPGERRPLLPRGVQGPRRWRRAAGAAVLLVEMLERAAFFGITANLVLYLNSTNFNWAGEQASRAALVFLGASYLLAPVGGWLADVYLGRYRAVALSLLLYLAASGLLPATAFPDGRSSFCGEMPESPLGPACPSPDCPRASPSPYCAPVLYAGLLLIALAASSVRSNLTSFGADQVMDLGRDATRRFFNWFYWSINLGAVLSLLVVAFIQQNISFLLGYSIPVGCVGLAFFIFLFATPVFITKPPMGSQVSSMLKLALQNCCPQLWQRHLARDHQGARLLPDQRSPQPGASPQEDIANFQVLVKILPVMVTLVPYWMVYFQMQSTYVLQGLHLHIPNIFPANPSNISMALRAQGSSYTVRDKACVQHPVQASCYSLYLRLKVNSDFPFNSEPKYQDHLCSLSTGLEFAYSEAPRSMQGAIMGIFFCLSGVGSLLGSSLVALLSLPGGWLHCPEDFGNINNCRMDLYFFLLAGIQAVTALLFVWIAGRYERVSQGPASHSCFSRDRG